Proteins encoded together in one Impatiens glandulifera chromosome 1, dImpGla2.1, whole genome shotgun sequence window:
- the LOC124930312 gene encoding UDP-glycosyltransferase 708C1-like, which yields MSNSTSQDHHISSESPHIVLFPSPGMGHLTPFLRLAVIFASQGCLVTLIKPQPSLVSDEESKQISNFLNSHYNINSLEFHPTILNSENSISNLHYSFINQVKALNSLILCQLPSFLLSLPKPATALFADFAVAASLETVSSDISIPCFLVCTTSARCYSTVAYLPELISKISKNPSEFEIPGISPVPRSIIPPSWLDISYSNELLTTYLIPNALSLSKVSGILLNSFTSFEKETITSLMEGKVLTSLPPMYPIGPLHPYELDQIQEHDYFSWLGDKPAESVVYVNFGSRTVLSDEQTIELEQALKRSGFPFIWVFPKSSFDDSFVERKDVEGFVLKGWANQPGILSHPSVGGFINQCEWNSVTEASKEGLPILAWPQHGDHKMNAEVVKNSGLGIWVEDWGWGGEKLVKRNEIEARVRELMGDKSLRAKAKKVAKEAKEAWEGNGSSKQALYGVLELLIQQQQQKKNHHLK from the coding sequence ATGTCGAATTCGACAAGCCAAGACCACCACATATCATCGGAGTCTCCCCATATCGTGTTATTCCCAAGCCCGGGAATGGGACATCTTACTCCGTTTCTTCGCCTAGCTGTTATATTTGCTTCTCAAGGTTGTTTAGTCACTCTTATCAAGCCACAACCTTCACTAGTTTCAGATGAAGAATCTAAACAGATTTCCAATTTCTTGAATTCTCATTACAATATCAACTCCCTTGAATTCCATCCCACCATTCTAAATTCCGAAAACTCCATTTCCAATCTTCATTATTCCTTTATAAACCAAGTCAAAGCCTTGAACAGCTTAATTCTCTGCCAACTTCCATCTTTTCTACTCTCCTTACCTAAACCAGCCACCGCCCTTTTCGCTGATTTCGCAGTTGCAGCCAGCCTGGAAACAGTTTCCTCCGATATCTCGATTCCATGCTTCCTCGTCTGCACAACTTCAGCTCGATGTTACTCAACCGTCGCTTATCTTCCTGAGTtgatatcgaaaatatcgaaaAACCCATCTGAATTTGAAATTCCTGGGATATCCCCTGTTCCAAGATCTATTATTCCTCCTTCATGGCTAGATATTTCTTATTCAAACGAACTGTTAACGACTTACCTGATTCCTAACGCGCTATCCCTTTCGAAAGTATCAGGAATCTTGCTGAATTCTTTCACTTCTTTCGAGAAAGAAACCATCACTTCCCTAATGGAAGGAAAAGTTTTGACAAGTCTTCCTCCAATGTATCCAATTGGTCCCTTACATCCTTATGAGCTAGATCAAATTCAAGAACATGATTACTTTTCATGGCTGGGTGATAAACCAGCTGAATCTGTAGTTTATGTCAATTTTGGGAGCAGGACTGTTTTATCAGATGAACAAACAATAGAGCTAGAACAAGCACTGAAGAGAAGCGGGTTCCCTTTCATCTGGGTATTTCCCAAATCATCTTTTGACGATAGTTTCGTCGAAAGGAAGGATGTCGAAGGTTTTGTTTTAAAGGGATGGGCTAACCAGCCTGGAATTCTGTCACATCCAAGTGTAGGTGGATTCATAAACCAATGTGAGTGGAATTCAGTTACGGAAGCTTCTAAGGAAGGATTGCCTATATTGGCATGGCCACAACATGGTGACCATAAGATGAATGCAGAGGTGGTTAAGAATTCTGGGCTTGGAATATGGGTTGAGGATTGGGGTTGGGGAGGGGAGAAACTGGTGAAAAGGAATGAAATTGAAGCTCGAGTTAGAGAATTGATGGGAGATAAAAGTTTGAGGGCCAAGGCTAAGAAAGTTGCTAAAGAGGCTAAAGAAGCTTGGGAAGGTAATGGAAGTTCTAAGCAGGCATTATACGGAGTTCTTGAGTTGTTAAtacagcagcagcagcagaagaAGAATCATCATCTTAAGTAA